A single window of Nasonia vitripennis strain AsymCx chromosome 4, Nvit_psr_1.1, whole genome shotgun sequence DNA harbors:
- the LOC103315880 gene encoding ATP-dependent DNA helicase PIF1-like: protein MFVSGPEGTGKSFVIKNLVSWNKIYRDKDTAVTAPTGIAAYNVQGLTIHRFLQLPVEHGGTAEYKELSGAALKQIRQTLQNVDLLIIDEISVVSNITFMYIHLRLTEIFDTSDNEDGWFGSINVLVFGDLLQLPPVREDFVFVGMNKKQIDKYIKSMITFNLWELFEYDELTINMRQKNDKDYSEILSQLCKYLGKLPNDTVCLLPTRKTCNAINEAMLLTIDTEEINLVAKDSYKLKIGSKVMIRRNIDVSIGLVNGTIG, encoded by the exons ATGTTTGTAAGTGGTCCTGAAGGAACCGGTAAAAGTTttgtcattaaaaatttagtttCGTGGAATAAAATTTATCGTGATAAAGATACAGCTGTTACAGCACCAACTGGAATTGCTGCATATAACGTCCAAGGACTTACAATTCACAGATTTCTACAACTTCCAGTAGAACACGGTGGCACAGCTGAGTACAAAGAATTATCTGGAGCAGctttaaaacaaataagacAAACATTGCAGAACGTTGACTTACTTATTATAGATGAAATATCAGTGGTATCGAATATTACTTTCATGTATATTCATTTGCGTTTAACTGAGATATTTGATACATCTGATAATGAGGACGGATGGTTTGGTAGCATAAACGTACTTGTTTTTGGCGACCTGCTGCAGCTTCCTCCAGTTCGCGAAGATTTTGTATTTGTCGGAATgaacaaaaaacaaattgataaatacataaaatcgATGATTACTTTTAATTTATGGGAGTTATTTGAATATGATGAATTAACAATCAATATGagacaaaaaaatgataaagatTACTCAGAAATTCTTTCAC AACTATGTAAATATTTAGGCAAATTACCAAACGATACTGTATGCTTGTTACCTACAAGGAAAACGTGCAATGCTATTAATGAAGCAATGCTGCTTACTATTGATACAGAAGAAATAAATCTTGTTGCCAAAGATTCATACAAAT TAAAAATTGGTTCCAAAGTTATGATAAGAAGGAACATTGATGTTTCTATTGGATTAGTTAATGGCACGATCGGCTAG